A region of the Pseudomonas asiatica genome:
CCGGAGGCGCCCGCCACCACGCCCAGGGCGTAGGTGAGCGTACCGGCACCATCGGCGCCGAAGGCCGAGGTGAAGTTGGCGGCGAAGCTTTGCGTGGCGTTGGTCGTCAGGTCCGTTTCATCGACGGTCAGGACTGGTTCCGTGCCGGTGGTGCTGATGCTTGGGCCGTCATCCTTGAACACCAGGTTCTGGCCGATGTTCAGGGTAGCCTGGGCGCTGTCGCCATCCTTGTCGGTCTTGGTGGCGGTCAAGGTCACCAGGTTGTCGGCGGTCAGGGTCTTCGAGTCATCGGGGTTGGTGGTGTCGGGATGCACGATGGCGCGAAGCTGGTCGAGGGTAACGGAACCGTTGCTGGCGACGCTGACGGTGAACACGAGGAGGTTGGTGGTGGCCGTGCGGCCTTCCACCACGGTGCCGTTGAGCGACAGGTTGACTGCCTCGCCGGTGGCCGTGTCGGTCAGGCCGGAGGCACCCGCCACCACGCCCAGGGCGTAGGTGAGCGTACCGGCACCATCGGCGCCGAAGGCCGAGGTGAAGTTGGCGGCGAAGCTCTGCGTGGCGTCGGTCGCCAGGATTGTTTCATCGACAGTCAGGACCGGTTCCGTACCCGTGGTGCTGATACTGGGGCCGTCGTCCTCGAAGCTCATTTTGGAGCCGATTTCGGCGGTTGCGGTAGAAACCTGGCGTAGCATGAAACCGCCGATATCGAAGTCGGCATGTTCATTGCCTTTGGCGTCGACGGCGGCCCCATTCTCGACGAGTACGCGGTTGTGATCCTGTGTGGTGGTGTACTCGATCTTCTGGCCGGCTTTGATGCCGGTGAGGGTGGCGACGCCGGAAGCAAAGCTGATGACGATGCTCGGGTCATTCACCGACCCGTTTGAGTTCTCGATCACCTGGCCAGTGGCGATATTGATGACGCGAACGTTGGTGATCGCCACCGTGGCATCGTTGGCGTAGCCATTGACGAAATTCACGCCAGGTTCAGCGGCGGTGCTGAAGGCGCTGATCCTGACCACGGCGCTCTTGCCGCTTTGCAACTGCACGACATCGAACGTGGCCGACCTTGCATTGAACACGGCGGTGAAGTCGACGTTAGCTTCGATATCCGCTTCGTTCTGGTCCAGGTTGGGAATGGTCACATTCTGCCGGGCACCGGTGACGAAGGTAAAACGGACACCTTCCTGTTCCACGATCATCTGGTTGTTGGTGCCGAAGGTGGTCGGGCCGCCCGCCTGGCTGGTATTGATCGTATCGCCCGTGGTGATGTTGGCACCGCTCGACTGGTCGGCCGGGTCCTTGCCGGTGGCGATGATCGTCGGGTCGGTGATGCGCAGGATGCCGCCATCATTGACGACGGTCGGGTTCGCGGTGGTGAACATCAGGAACAGGTTCTGGCCGGAGGGTGCGTTGGCCAGGCTGAATGCCAAATCCTGGCTGGTGCCGATGAACACCTTGTTCAGCAGATTGACGGCATCGTCAGGGTTGCCCGTGTTCGGGTGCTTCAGCGGCTGGTATTCCACCGTCCAGATCTTGCCGCCGCTGACGGGCGATCCGGTTTCTTCGATATAGCCCGCGAAGATGATCGCGCCTGTCGGCCCGCCAGCGCGGCCCAGCACGATGTTGTTGTTGGTATCGGTGTAGAGCAGGATGTCGACGCCATTGAGGGTATCCAGCCCGCTGTCCAAGCCATTGAGAGGCGCGCCAAGGCTGTCGGTGAAGCTGATGTCGGTGATGCTGCCTCCCGGTACCGGGGTGATGCTGAACGCATTGCTCCCGGTGTTGCCGACGGCGCCGGTATAGCCGCTCAAGGCGGCACCTGCCGGGGTACCGGCCCCCAGTGTGGTCAAGCGGGTCGAGAAGGCGGAGGGCAGGGATGCCACCAGGATGTCGTTGTCGTCGGCATCCGAGGCCGGGGTTGGTGTGGCTGTGCCGTTCTGCAACGCGGCCGTTTCGTCCAGCGTCACGCTCACACCGGTCGCGGTGATGATCGGCGCGCTGTCTGTGAACGAGGCCGTGGCCATCACATCGTCAGCGCTGCCGAACACTCGGTCGGCACCCGCGGCGGTCGCGCTGAGCAGGAAGGTGGCGCCCGCCGAGTCGTCGGGGTTGACGTACCACGAGGTGGTGATGCTGCCGTTGACCTGGCCGTCGAGATCGTCAGCGCCGCCGTCGGTCACGTACCAGGGGGTGTGACCTTCGCCGGAGCTGGTGGCAAGCACATCGTCGGGGGTGCCCCACAGCTTGTCCGCACCGGCGTCCGTGACATGGTCCACCTCGAATGCGACCGTGCTGCCCGCGGCAAAGCCGCTGGCCGTGATGGTTGCAGTGCTGCCAGGGCTATAGTCGTTCAGGTCGGTGGTAACGGTTGGTGAGGAGATGGGGGGTAGGTCGTCGCCGGAGGGGCTGCTGTGTTTGTCCGTCGGCGAGGCGTTCTTCTTGCGAATAGTCATGGCTCTCTCCCAGGCACTGCCGGTTGTCGAGGCCAGATCGCAGGCCCCGATTACAGGCCTCAACTATGGCGAAGCGCCATGAGCCGCGCATCGGCTGATACTCCTAGGCGGGGTGGGAGTATCGGACTACATGGCACTGGCGCCGGGAGGCCGAAGACGCACGGTCGCATGCTGTTCAACGCGCGCCTGCCGTATTCGGCTGCAGCCTCTTCCCGGCATCGGTTGCCTGACTTAATATACTCTCCAGTACAAATATTGAATGTGCCCTCCGCGAAAGGATTCATCATGTTGCGCCATGCCTTGTCCATCGCTCTGTCCGCCGCTGCCGTGCTGTTGCTGGTGGCGTGCGGCCAGGAAGCCGCCCCACCTGCTGCGCCGCGCCCGGCGCTGGTGGTGCAGCCGCAGCCGGCCGAAGCCGCTGCCGACAGTTACCCCGGCGAAGTGCGGGCGCGCTTCGAGCCGGAACTGGCTTTCCGCATTGGCGGCAAGGTCAGCAAGCGCCTGGTCGAGGAAGGGCAGCGGGTCAAGGCCGACCAGCCGCTGGCCGAGCTGGACCCGCAGGATGTGCGCCTGCAACTGGAAGCCAACCGTGCCCAGCTGGCGGCCGCCGAGGCCAACCTGTCGCTGGTGCGCGCCGAGCGCGATCGCTACCAGAAGCTGCTGGACCGGCAGATGGTCAGCCATTCCCAGTTCGATAACGCCGAAAACCTCTACCGCGCCGGCCTGGCCCGGCTGAAACAGGCCAAGGCCGAGTTCGACGTGGCTGGCAACCAGGCTGAATATGCTGTGCTGCGCGCACCCCAGGCCGGGGTGATCGCCAAGCGCCAGGTGGAAGTGGGCCAGGTGGTCGCCGCAGGGCAGACCGTGTTCACCCTGGCCGCCGATGGCGAGCGGGAAGTGGCCATCGGCCTGCCGGAGCAGCAGTTCGCCCGCTTCGCCGTGGGCCAGCCGGTGAGCGTGGAGCTGTGGTCGCACCCGCAAGAGCGCTTCCAGGGGCGTATCCGCGAGTTGTCACCGGCCGCCGACCCGCGTTCGCGCACCTTCGCTGCCCGCATCGCCTTTACCACGGCCGCCACGCCGGCGGAGCTGGGCCAGAGCGCCCGGGTGTTCATCGCCCACGAAGGGCTGATCCCGCTGGCGGTGCCGCTGTCGGCAGTCACTGCGGAAAACGGCCAGGCCTACGTCTGGCGGGTCAACAAGGACAGCCGCCTGGAGCGGGCAGTGGTGCGCCTGGGGCCCTACGGCGCCGACAGCGTGCCCGTGCTCGAAGGCCTCGCCCCCGGCGACTGGGTTGTCGCCGCAGGTGGCCATGTATTGCGCGAGGGCCAGGAGATACGCCCCGTGGACCGTACCAACCGCGTAGTGAACCTGACGGCCAAGGAGTAAGTCCCGATGGGTTTCAACCTTTCTGCCTGGGCGCTGCGCAACCGCCAGATCGTCCTGTTCCTGATGATCCTGCTGGCGGCCATTGGCGCCATGTCCTACACCAAGCTCGGCCAGAGCGAGGACCCGCCGTTCACCTTCAAGGCCATGGTCATCCGTACCCTGTGGCCCGGTGCCACTGCCGAGGAAGTGTCGCGCCAGGTCACCGAGCGCATCGAGAAGAAGCTGATGGAAACCGGCGAGTACGAGCGGATCGTCTCGTTCTCCCGCCCGGGCGAATCGCAGGTCACCTTCATGGCCCGCGACTCGCTGCATTCCAAGGACATCCCCGAGCTGTGGTACCAGATCCGCAAGAAGGTCGCGGACATCCGCCACACCTTGCCGCCGGAAATCCAGGGCCCGTTCTTCAATGACGAGTTCGGCACCACCTTCGGCAATATCTATGCGCTGACGGGTGAGGGCTTCGACTACGCGGTGCTCAAGGACTATGCCGACCGTATCCAGATCCAGTTGCAGCGGGTCAAGGACGTGGGCAAGGTCGAGCTGATCGGCCTGCAGGACGAGAAAATCTGGATCGAGCTGTCCAACCTCAAGCTGGCCACCCTCGGCGTGCCGCTGGAGGCCGTGCAGCAGGCCCTGCAGGAGCAGAATGCGGTCAGCACCGCCGGCTTCTTCGAAACGCCCAGCGAGCGCCTGCAACTGCGGGTGAGCGGGCGCTTCGACAGCGTCGAGCAGATTCGCCAGTTCCCCATCCGCGTGGGGGACCGCACCTTCCGTATCGGCGATGTGGCCGAGGTGCACCGCGGTTTCAACGACCCACCCGCACCGCGCATGCGCTTCATGGGCGAGGATGCCATTGGCCTGGCGGTGTCGATGAAGGACGGCGGCGACATTCTGGTGCTGGGCAAGGCATTGGAAAGCAAGTTCGAACGCCTGGCGCGCAGCCTGCCGGCCGGCATGGAGCTGCGCAAGGTCTCGGACCAGCCGGCGGCGGTCAAGGCTGGCGTGGGCGAGTTTGTCCAGGTGCTGGTCGAGGCGCTGGTCATCGTGCTGCTGGTGAGCTTCTTCTCGCTGGGCCTGCGCACGGGGTTGGTGGTGGCGCTGGCCATCCCGCTGGTGCTGGCCATGACCTTCGCCGCCATGCACTACTTCGGCATCGGCCTGCACAAGATCTCCCTTGGCGCGCTGGTGCTGGCCCTGGGCTTGTTGGTCGATGACGCGATCATTGCCGTGGAGATGATGGCGATCAAGATGGAGCAGGGCTACGACCGCCTCAAGGCGGCCAGCTACGCCTGGAGCAGCACCGCCTTCCCGATGCTCACCGGCACCCTGATCACGGCGGCGGGCTTCCTGCCCATCGCCACGGCAGCCTCCAGTACGGGCGAATATACCCGTTCGATCTTCCAGGTGGTGACCATTGCCTTGCTGACCTCCTGGGTGGCCGCAGTGGTATTCGTGCCTTACCTGGGCGAGCGCCTGCTGCCGGACCTGGCCAAGCTGCATGCCTCCCGTCATGGCAAGGACGGCCATGCGCCAGACCCTTACGCCACACCGTTCTACCAGCGTGTACGGCGTGTGGTGGAGTGGTGCGTGCGGCGGCGCAAGACGGTGATCCTGCTGACCATTGCCGCCTTTGTCGGCAGTATCCTGCTGTTCCGTTTCGTGCCCCAGCAGTTCTTCCCGGCCTCAGGGCGCCCGGAGTTGATGGTCGACCTGAAACTGGCCGAGGGTGCCTCGCTGGCCAACACTGCCGAGCGGGTCAAGCAACTGGAGGCGTTGCTCAAGCAGCAGGAAGGTATCGACAATTACGTGGCCTACGTGGGCACCGGTTCGCCGCGTTTCTACCTGCCACTGGACCAGCAGCTGCCGGCGGCCAGCTTCGCCCAGTTCGTGGTACTGGCCAAGTCGATGGAAGACCGCGAGCGCCTTCGCAGCTGGCTGATCAGCACCATGGACCAGCAGTTCCCCGACCTGCGTGCCCGGGTCACCCGCCTGGAAAACGGCCCGCCCGTGGGTTACCCGGTGCAGTTCCGGGTGACTGGCGAGCACATCGAGAAGGCCCGTGCGCTGGCCCGTGAAGTGGCCGACAAGGTGCGCCAGAACCCGCATGTGGTGAACGTGCACCTGGACTGGGAAGAGCCGAGCAAGGCGGTGTTCCTCGAGATCGACCAGGACCGCGCCCGCGCCCTGGGCGTGAGCACCGCTCACCTGTCGAGCTTCCTGCAAAGCTC
Encoded here:
- a CDS encoding efflux RND transporter periplasmic adaptor subunit translates to MLRHALSIALSAAAVLLLVACGQEAAPPAAPRPALVVQPQPAEAAADSYPGEVRARFEPELAFRIGGKVSKRLVEEGQRVKADQPLAELDPQDVRLQLEANRAQLAAAEANLSLVRAERDRYQKLLDRQMVSHSQFDNAENLYRAGLARLKQAKAEFDVAGNQAEYAVLRAPQAGVIAKRQVEVGQVVAAGQTVFTLAADGEREVAIGLPEQQFARFAVGQPVSVELWSHPQERFQGRIRELSPAADPRSRTFAARIAFTTAATPAELGQSARVFIAHEGLIPLAVPLSAVTAENGQAYVWRVNKDSRLERAVVRLGPYGADSVPVLEGLAPGDWVVAAGGHVLREGQEIRPVDRTNRVVNLTAKE
- a CDS encoding efflux RND transporter permease subunit; this encodes MGFNLSAWALRNRQIVLFLMILLAAIGAMSYTKLGQSEDPPFTFKAMVIRTLWPGATAEEVSRQVTERIEKKLMETGEYERIVSFSRPGESQVTFMARDSLHSKDIPELWYQIRKKVADIRHTLPPEIQGPFFNDEFGTTFGNIYALTGEGFDYAVLKDYADRIQIQLQRVKDVGKVELIGLQDEKIWIELSNLKLATLGVPLEAVQQALQEQNAVSTAGFFETPSERLQLRVSGRFDSVEQIRQFPIRVGDRTFRIGDVAEVHRGFNDPPAPRMRFMGEDAIGLAVSMKDGGDILVLGKALESKFERLARSLPAGMELRKVSDQPAAVKAGVGEFVQVLVEALVIVLLVSFFSLGLRTGLVVALAIPLVLAMTFAAMHYFGIGLHKISLGALVLALGLLVDDAIIAVEMMAIKMEQGYDRLKAASYAWSSTAFPMLTGTLITAAGFLPIATAASSTGEYTRSIFQVVTIALLTSWVAAVVFVPYLGERLLPDLAKLHASRHGKDGHAPDPYATPFYQRVRRVVEWCVRRRKTVILLTIAAFVGSILLFRFVPQQFFPASGRPELMVDLKLAEGASLANTAERVKQLEALLKQQEGIDNYVAYVGTGSPRFYLPLDQQLPAASFAQFVVLAKSMEDRERLRSWLISTMDQQFPDLRARVTRLENGPPVGYPVQFRVTGEHIEKARALAREVADKVRQNPHVVNVHLDWEEPSKAVFLEIDQDRARALGVSTAHLSSFLQSSLTGTTVSQYREDNELIEILLRGTRQERSELGNLGSLALPTDNGQSVALSQVATLEYGFEEGIIWHRNRLPTVTVRADIYDKEQPATLVKQIEPTLRDIRAKLPDGYLLEVGGTVEDSERGQKSVNAGMPLFVVVVLSLLMIQLRSFSRTVMVFLTAPLGLIGVTLFLLVFRQPFGFVAMLGTIALAGMIMRNSVILVDQIEQDIAAGLDRWQAIIEATVRRFRPIVLTALAAVLAMIPLSRSVFYGPMAVAIMGGLIVATVLTLLFLPALYAAWFRVKKG